The genomic region TTCCCCCTCAGGACGACCCGATCGAGCGGGCAAGACCGGCAACCTGGCCGAGTTCGGCGTGGTGCTGCAGGTGCTTGTCGGTGGAGACCCTGAAGTCCAGGACCTTTCAGCCTCTACATCGACCAAACCGCCCTTTGGGCTACGCCGGACGCGCCATTCCACCCCACCGGGGGAGAGTGAGTTCGGATCGACCCAGCTCGCCGTCGCCGCCAGAGCAGGCGTAGCGGGTTCCGGCGGTCCGGTCGCCCTGACCGCGTTGTCCCTGCGGGAACGTGGCCCGGAAGCGGCTTCTTCAGTGACCCCGGCAGGCCACTTCAGTTCGCGTGATCTGCTGGAACGGAACGGCGCGTCGACCGACGGTTGCCTCACTCGTGAACAGGACCAGGCGACCAGCAGGAGCAGCCGGTCTCCGGGGTGAGGGATTCCGTCCGTGTCGCGGTGACGAGCCCGTGTTCGTGGCTTTCGGCAGCATGCGCGATCGCGGCGAGCACGAGAACGAGCGCACCGCGGTCGAGGCCTCCGGCGAGGTCGCCGAGGTCGACAGGGGCGACTCGGCAATGCTTGCGGCGGCGTGCAGCACCGCAGTTCACCGCTGCTGCCAAGGGGCCTTTCGGCGCACAGCTCGGCGTCCAGTCAGGGCCAGTCGATCCGCGCCCACGGCCCCTCCAGACCCTGCATGAGGGTGATCAGCCCAGCGGATAGCAGCTGCGGCAGCCAGTGGCCGAAGCCGATCAGAAGCAGGATCGCGGCCTCGTCGGCGTAGTCGCCGACGGGCGCGCAGTAGGGCGTTCTGGAATTCGACCGACTCGACCGCTCCGCCGCGGCGCTCGAGGCAGGCGAGCGCCTTGCGGCGCAGCCACGCCACGCGCTCGGGCAGCGGCGGCAGCTCCGCGGGGTGACCGAGGTAGCAGTGCTTGTACTTGCGTCCCGAGCCGCACCACAGGGGCTGGTTGCGACCCAGAGTCGGACTGTCGTCGGCCGGTGCCTCGAAGCGCTCGACCGTGGCCAGGTCAACGCTGTCCCCGGCGGTGAGTCGCAGCCAGTGCCACCGAGCCGCGGCAGCGGCACGTCCCCGCGATCGGACTCGTACCAGGCCGCGTGAGGTCGGGGGCCGCCGTCCGTTCGCATCAGGTGCGCTCGAAGAGAGCTCTCCAGGCGACCGCGGTAGCGCCGCAGTCGAAGCCCTGAATCGTGGACTCCTGGTAGCTGCCACCCAGGCGTCCGTCCCGGACGACCAGCTCCAGCCGCCACAGCGCACTGCTGGTGGGCGCCCCGCCGCAGATGGGCGCGACGTCTGCCGGCACGGGCCCCGAGGCCCGGTAGACGCCCTCCTCGAACCGCAGCGGCGGGCTGCCGTAGAAGCGGTCGAACGGCGTCACGGCGCAGCGTCCCCCAGGGCAGTCGATGGTGAGGGTGATCTGCCGTCCGGAGCAGCCCTCCGCGTCGAACCCGGCGCACAGCGTCAGCTGCCCCTCACCGGTCCAGTGCCCTTCCAGCTCGGACGACGGCACCCGGCTACCGGACGCCGCTGAGCCGCCGACCTGCGTATCGGGGCGGTCACGGCCGTCGAGGACGAGGAACACGGCACCGGTCAGGACCACGAGAAGCGCCACGGCCACCGGCAGACCGACAGCCACCCATGTCGGCATCCCACCCGGCGGCCGTCCCGTTCCGCCCGGGCGCCCGTACGGATCGGTCACCGACTCACCTCCTCAGCGGAGCAGCGACCGCAACGTACCCACGCTCGGAGATGTCACCGGCGGCATCCTGTCGGGGCAGCCGGCCTCACCCGTAGCGCGCCACGAAGTTGGCCAGCATCCGGCCCGGCTCGGTCACCAGGGCAGGCCGCAGGCGGGCGATCAGGTCGTCGCGCTCCGCCGGCGGGAAGTAGCCTGCGTGCTGGTAGACGTGCACCCTCGTCACGATGCCCTCGACGTCCAGCTCCGGGTGGAACTGCGTCGCGTAGAGGTTCTCCTTCACCCGGAACATCTGCACCGGGCAGGCGGCAGAGCCCGCCAGAAGGACGGCGTTGCGCGGGAGGACGCTGCAGGCCTCCTTGTGCCCGACGAAGGCGTCGAACTCCGGAGCCATCCCGGCCAGCACCGGATCGGCACGGCCGGCATCGGTGAGGCGGATGCGCACCGCCGAGATCGGCTCGGCGTACGTCCGGTCGATGACCCCGCCCTGGTGCACGCCCAGTGTGCCGACGCCGTAGCAGGCCCCGAAGAAGGGGAAGTCCCGGGCCACGACCTCGTCCAGCAGCGCCGACAGCTCCCGCTCCACCCGGTGCTGGACGGCGGACTTGGACCCGGCCTCGTCGCTGGAGTTGAACGGCCCACCGCCGACGAAGACTCCTGCGTAGTGGTCGAGATCGATCGGTGGGAGCGGCCCGGCATCCATGCGGATGCGCTGCAGCCGCTCGGTCGGCAGCCCGCTGAACCGCAGGAAGGCGGCGTACTCGCCGTCGGCGGCCACGTCCTCCGCGCGGGAGGAGAGCAGGAGGAAGGGCCGCACGGGCAGAGATCCTAGGCCGCTGCATCACCCGTTCTCGGGGAACCAGATGACCCGCTGCGGGAAGGGGATCGTCATCCCGGCACGGTCCAGGGCTGTCTTCAGCGAGACCGCGACCGCGCTGCGCACCCGCCAGCGGCTGGCGATGTCCGCCGGGTGCCAGTAGCGCACCGCGACGTTGATGGAGGAGTCGGCGAACTCCTCCACCCACACCTCCGGTGGAGGCACGGCCTGCACTCCGTCCGCCGTGATGCAGGCGTCCAGGAGCACCCGGCGCGCCCGCTCCAGGTCGGTGTCGTAGGCCAGCCCCACGGTGAGGGACGTCCGACTGATCGGCGTCCGCGTGTAGTTGACGATCGGGTTCTTCAGCACCTCGGCGTTCGGCAGGTAGACGACGAGGCCGTCGTAGGTGCTGAGCACCGTGGTCCGCAGGTTGACGTCGTCGACGACGCCCTCGTAGTCGCCGCTGCCGATCTGCTCGCCGACCCGGAACGGACGGCGCACCTGCAGGAGGATGCCGGCGATGAAGTTGGACAGGATGTCCTGCGCCGCGAAGGCGATGGCGATGCCCCCGACGCCGAGGGCACCGACCAGAGGTCCGATCCGCACGCCGAGGAGGTCGAGCGCGTAGACGAGCCCCACCCCGACGACGGCGATGCTGAGGAAACGGCCCAGCAGCCGGCCCGCGTGCCGGTCGGCGTCCCGGTCGATGACCCGCACCAGCCCACGGCGGAGGAGAACGGCCAGCAGGAGGGCGGCGACCAGCACCGCGGCGGCCTGGAGACCTTCCGTCCAGCCGATCGACCGCTCGACGATGATCGCCTCCTCCTCGGCACCCAGCACGGTGCCCGAGGGATCGAACGCGCTCAGCCCCAGACCTCCTCGGCGGTCTCCACGATCAGCTCGAGCTTGGCGATCTGCTCGTCACGGGTCAGGGAGTTGCCCTCCACGGTCGAGGAGAAACCGCACTGCCCCGACAGGGCCAGCTGCTCCAGCGGCACGAACGTCGCGGCCTCGTCGATCCGCCGCTTGAGGTCGTCCTTCCGCTCCAGCTCCGGCCGCTTCGTCGTCACCAGGCCGAGGACGACGCGCTTGCCCGGGGGCACGAAACGGAGCGGCTCGAAGCCGCCGGACCGGGCGTCGTCGTACTCCAGGAAGAAGCCGTCGACGTCCAGCTCGCCGAACAGCGCCTCGGCGACGAAGTCGTAGCCGCCCTCGGCCACCCACGAGGAGCGGAAGTTGCCCCGGCACAGGTGGGTGGTGACCGTCAGGGATTCGGGCCGGCCGGCGAGCGCCGCGTTGATCTGCCTGATGTAGCGCTCGTGCAGGTGCTCGGCGTCCCGGCCCTGCGCGGCGAGCTCGGCGCGCTGCTGCGGGTCGTTGAGGTAGGCCAGGCTGGTGTCGTCGAGCTGCAGGTACGTGCAGCCCTGGGCCGCGATCCCCTGCACCTGCTGCGCGTAGGCCGCGGACAGCGCGTTCCAGAAGGACTCCTCGTCGGGGTACACCGCCGGATCGATCGCGGCCGCACCGCCGCGGTAGTGGACCATCGACGGCGACGGGATGGTCAGCTTCGCCGTCTGCCCCTCCCCCACGACCGACTGCAGATAGCCGAAATCCGCACCGAAGATCGGCTCGTCGATCCTGAGCGGGCCGTCGACGTGCAGGCCGGCCGGCGTGTAGTCGAGGCTGCCGTCGGGGTTCTTGAAGTGGACGACGATGTTCTGGTCGGTCACCTTCGTGATGCCGTCGATGGCGTAGATGAAGTCCATGTGCCACGACGCCCGGCGGAACTCGCCGTCGGTCGCCGTCCGCAGCCCGACGTCGGCCTGCATCCGGACGACGTCGGCGATCGCCGCGTCCTCTGTACCTCGCAGTTCCGCGTCGTCGATCTCCCCGGCGGCGTGCCGCGCGCGGGCGTCGAGCAGATTCTTCGGGCGGAGGAGGCTGCCGACGTGGTCGGCGCGGAACGGCGGGCCAGAGGTGTCGGTCATGCCTGGCAGCTTGACCCAGATGAGCCCGCCGTGCAGCCCCTGCCCGGGGACACCTCAGACGCGGCCGGCACCGTCCAGGGCCAGGGAGGCCATCATCGCGTCGAGCACCTCAACGTTGCGGTCGTGGTCGGAGCCGGGCAGTCCCACCGTGTCGGCCACGAGGACCTCGTCGCCGTCCCGGGCCGGGCCGAGGTCGACGACGTAGGTGGTGATCGGGGTGCCCTCGGGATAGAAGCCGGGGCCGGTCACCTGCTCCACGCGGAGGGCCGGACGGCCGCCGACCTCGACCGTGCTGCGCGCGATCTCGTCGGGCCAGCGCGCGAACAGATCGGTGCCCGGCTGCACGGACAGCGTGATGTCGGCGAGCCGCACATCGGATGCCTCCGGCACGGTGAAGGGCTCCGCAGCGAACCAACTGCACCCCGGCAGCACGTCGCCGCGGTTGACCGACCAGTCCGCGGGGTGAGCCACGCTGAACCCTGCGGCGTTCGTGCAACGGACGGTCTCCTCGGCAGCCACCGGAGCTACCCCCTCAGGGGCCGCCGGAGCCGGAGCCGGAGCCGGGCTGCCGGCCACCCCGCCGCCGCACGCGGTCAGGAGGAATAGCGAGCACGCTCCGACGAGAAGGTGGCGCATACAGCGGGACCTGCTTCCGGCTCGGGGTCGGTCGGTCCCTCCCCCTGTAACCCGTCTGCGCCGATCCGGAACGCGACGATCCGTAAGACAACAGGATCGTCACACTCGAAGGACCAGTTCCCGAGACCTCGTCGGGGCCACCAGCGCCACCACCCGTTCGGCCAGCGCGAGGACCAACAGCCCCGGCACGATGAGAAGCGCCGGAGGCAGGACCAGCGGAGCCGCCAGCAGCGAGATCGCCAGTACGCCGGGGGCGCTGACCAGCCATCCGGTCCGCCGCCGCTCGCTGGTCAGGGCGGCCCACCGCACGCCGGCCCACATCAGCCAGCGCCGCAGCACCGGCACTCCCGCCTCCCGCATCACCCGCCGGAAGATGCCGTCGGCCTGGCGGGACGTGACCACTCCCGAGCGGATGCCCTCCGTGACCAGCCAATCGTGGAGGATCGCCGCCAGCGTGTACGTGCCGAACCGCGGGACGAGCCAGCGGACCAGCGCGGGCACCGTCGCGAAGTCGGTCACGAACCCGTCGGGGACGACGAAGCGGTCACGATTTCCCTGGTAGACCAGCACGTCCACCAGAGCCCACCTGTCGGCGTCGACACGGGTGACGGTCAGAGATCCGGGGAGGAAGGGCACGGCTCACTGTCGGTCACCCGCCGCCGCGCCGCAGCTTCACGTGCCGGTGATGTGCTCCGGGCGGATCGGCACCCGGCGCAGCGGTTTGCCGCACGCGGCACGGACGGCGGCGGCCACGGCGGGCCCCGACGAGATCGTCGGCGGCTCC from Blastococcus colisei harbors:
- a CDS encoding glutamine amidotransferase — protein: MRPFLLLSSRAEDVAADGEYAAFLRFSGLPTERLQRIRMDAGPLPPIDLDHYAGVFVGGGPFNSSDEAGSKSAVQHRVERELSALLDEVVARDFPFFGACYGVGTLGVHQGGVIDRTYAEPISAVRIRLTDAGRADPVLAGMAPEFDAFVGHKEACSVLPRNAVLLAGSAACPVQMFRVKENLYATQFHPELDVEGIVTRVHVYQHAGYFPPAERDDLIARLRPALVTEPGRMLANFVARYG
- a CDS encoding 5-methyltetrahydropteroyltriglutamate--homocysteine S-methyltransferase; the protein is MTDTSGPPFRADHVGSLLRPKNLLDARARHAAGEIDDAELRGTEDAAIADVVRMQADVGLRTATDGEFRRASWHMDFIYAIDGITKVTDQNIVVHFKNPDGSLDYTPAGLHVDGPLRIDEPIFGADFGYLQSVVGEGQTAKLTIPSPSMVHYRGGAAAIDPAVYPDEESFWNALSAAYAQQVQGIAAQGCTYLQLDDTSLAYLNDPQQRAELAAQGRDAEHLHERYIRQINAALAGRPESLTVTTHLCRGNFRSSWVAEGGYDFVAEALFGELDVDGFFLEYDDARSGGFEPLRFVPPGKRVVLGLVTTKRPELERKDDLKRRIDEAATFVPLEQLALSGQCGFSSTVEGNSLTRDEQIAKLELIVETAEEVWG
- a CDS encoding DUF1353 domain-containing protein, which produces MDVLVYQGNRDRFVVPDGFVTDFATVPALVRWLVPRFGTYTLAAILHDWLVTEGIRSGVVTSRQADGIFRRVMREAGVPVLRRWLMWAGVRWAALTSERRRTGWLVSAPGVLAISLLAAPLVLPPALLIVPGLLVLALAERVVALVAPTRSRELVLRV
- a CDS encoding mechanosensitive ion channel family protein; its protein translation is MLGAEEEAIIVERSIGWTEGLQAAAVLVAALLLAVLLRRGLVRVIDRDADRHAGRLLGRFLSIAVVGVGLVYALDLLGVRIGPLVGALGVGGIAIAFAAQDILSNFIAGILLQVRRPFRVGEQIGSGDYEGVVDDVNLRTTVLSTYDGLVVYLPNAEVLKNPIVNYTRTPISRTSLTVGLAYDTDLERARRVLLDACITADGVQAVPPPEVWVEEFADSSINVAVRYWHPADIASRWRVRSAVAVSLKTALDRAGMTIPFPQRVIWFPENG
- a CDS encoding SEC-C domain-containing protein, with the translated sequence MAATRSPRFRASTAALPRSPGELSSSAPDANGRRPPTSRGLVRVRSRGRAAAAARWHWLRLTAGDSVDLATVERFEAPADDSPTLGRNQPLWCGSGRKYKHCYLGHPAELPPLPERVAWLRRKALACLERRGGAVESVEFQNALLRARRRLRRRGRDPASDRLRPLAAAAAIRWADHPHAGSGGAVGADRLALTGRRAVRRKAPWQQR